The Pseudanabaena sp. FACHB-2040 genome segment TCCGGAATGCGGCCATCGGGCGTGCGCGTACCCTGGAGGAAAATGCCAACGGCCCAGCCTTGGTCGAGCTGCTTCATCGCTTCCCGCAGGGCGCTGCGGTCGGCACTGCCCCGCTTGACCGGATAGGCCCCATAAAGCCGAATCGCCGGGCTCAAAACCGGCACCCGAAATAGCTCCTCCTTAGCCATGTAAGACACCGGACGGCGCACGCAGCTAGATAAGATCGGCGGGTCAAAGTCGCTGGCATGGTTAGCCACCACCACCAGATTGCCCTGCTGAGGAACGTGGTTAGCCCCATAAGTGCGGCTACGGAAATAGACGTGCAGCATAGGGCTAACCACCGACCATTTAAACAGGTGGTAAAGCAGCAGGCTGCTCAGCGGTTCACGCGATCGAGCCATAAAACTTGCCTACCCAGCTACCGCTTCCAGTTGGGCCAGCGTGCCCACATTCACTAGCTCTAGATCCTTACAGGTACGCTTGATCAGCCCAGTCAGCACGTTGCCGGGGCCGACCTCGACCACCCGCTCAATACCTTCCTGCGGCAGCTGCAAAGAGATCTCGCGCCAGCGCACCGATCCCGTCATCTGCTGAGCCAGCCGATCCTTGAGCACCTGGGGTTCGACGCTGGGGCTGGGATCAACGTTAGAGAGCACCGGCACTTGGGCCTGCTGAAACGCAACCGGCGCTAAAACAGCCTGAAACTCCGTGGCAGCTTCTGCCATTAGGGGCGAGTGAAAGGCCCCGCTGACGTTGAGCTTAACTCCCCGCTTGGCCTTGACCCCAGCCAGCACAGCGTCCACCGCTGCAGGCGTGCCTGAAATCACAACCTGCCCTGCATTGTTGTCGTTAGCCAACACCACATCGGGCGTGTCCTCTAGCTTGGCCATCAACTCCTCCCGGTCAAAGCCAATTAGAGCAGCCATCATCCCGTCCGAGGCTTGAGACATCAGCTCGGCCCGGCGCTTGACCAGCCCCAACCCCGTCTCAAAGTCGTAAACGCCAGCGGCATAGAGCGCCACGTATTCCCCCAAGCTGTGCCCGGCCACCCGATCAGGCTGATAACCTCGCTCTTTGAGCACATCTACCAGCAGGCTCTCCACCACATACAGACAGGGTTGGGTGTAGAGCGTGTTGGAAACCTTGTCTTCCGGGCTTTGGATGGTGTCGAGGACTGACCAGCCCAGCAGGGTACTTGCCGCTTCAAATTTAGCCCTTGCCCCTGGCAATTCCAGCAAATCTACGCCCATGCCAATAGCTTGCGACCCTTGCCCAGGAAATACCCATGCTGTCTTTGTCATATCAAACTCCCCCTAGCCTGAACGAATGGTGTGCTGAGATTTCCCCTATGGAGAGGACTCTCGAAAATTGGGCGCAGACCTTCATGCTTGGGAAGGTCAATAACTCGGGCCAGTCCTAAGTTTTGATCTAGCGCATCAAAGCATCCCAATAGTCCACTTTCTCATAAAGCGGAGAAGTCGGGGCAAGGCAGTGCCATCAGAGTCTCTGCAAATTCTCACAAGGCCGTAGGGCCAGCCTCTATTCCTCTGTCTCGGGCTTAAACGCTACAAAGGGCGCAGACCTCTGCGCCCCTACCAAAAGCCATCGCTAGCTCAATTGAGGCAGGATTAATCCGCGTTGCCCCATTCAAAAATGGCGGCACCCCAGGTTAAGCCGGCTCCGAAGCCCGAGGTGGCAATGATATCTCCGGGCTGAATTTTGCCCGCCCTGACGGTTTCATCGAGAGCCAAAGGAATAGAGGCGGCTGAGGTATTGCCGTGTTGGGCCATATTGCTAATGACCCGTTCTGAAGGAACCTTGAGCCGATTGGCTACGGCATCTAGAATGCGCTGGTTAGCCTGGTGGAGCAGCAGCCAGTCAATATTTTCAGCCGTTAGACTGGCCCGAAAGAGCGCTTTTTCAATGACCTCAGGGACGCGGCTGACGGCAAACTTGTAAACTTCTCGGCCGTTCATCGTGATGGGCTGGAACGTGCCCTGCTGCACCGTGACCTCATCTATCAGGGATTGGGGTTCGGGCGCATAGGACAAATTCAGGCAGCTATTCATAGAGCCGTCGCTGCACAGCTCAAAGCCCAGCAGCCGATCGCGATCGCAACTCTGCAGCACCACCGCCCCCGCCCCATCGCCAAACAAAACGCAGGTGCGCCGATCGCTCCAATCCACCCAACGGGAAAGAATATCTGCACCAATCACCAGAATGTTTTGATAGGTTCCGGTGCGAATAAACTGAGAGGCCGTGACCAGCGCAAAGACAAAGCCCGAGCAGGCCGCAGTCAGATCAAAGGCAGCCGCATGGACAGCTCCCAGTTCTGCCTGGACTTGAGAAGCCGTGCCAAACAGATCGTCTGGCGTGGAGGTCGCCAAAATGATCAGCTGGATATCGGTGGGAGCTAGACCTGCCATTGCGATCGCATTTCGACCCGCTTCGGCGGCTAGCGATCTCAAAGACTCTTCAGCCCCCGCCAGATTGCGGCTACGAATGCCGGTACGGCTGGCAATCCACTCATCATCAGTCTCAACCAATCGACTCAGGTCATCGTTGGCTAGTCGAGATGACAGGCGCGCCGAACCGCTGCCCACAACTGAGACTCCCGTCTTGGGCTGATTTAGCATTTACTCTCCATCCACTGCTGGCATAGCCACTTTCTGGTACTGGGTCTTGATGCGCTCCAGCACCTGATTGTCAACGGCCTCTTTAGCCAGCCGGATAGCGTTAAAGACAGAGGGCGCATGGGAGCTGCCGTGGCTGATGACGGCAATCCCAGCGACTCCGAGCAGCAGGGCACCGCCATGCTCCGCGTGGTCAACCCGCTGTTTAATACGGCGCAGATTGGGCTTCAAAATTGAGGCCCCCACCTTACCGCGAATACCCTGCGGCAGCTCTTCTCGCAAAATTTGCAGAATGGCTTCGCCCACGGCCTCAGCAAACTTCAGCAGCACGTTGCCGGCAAATCCGTCGCAGACCACGACATCAAAGTCTCCGGTGAGCACGTCTCTGCCCTCAGCATTGCCCCGAAAGGGCACAAAGGGATTGTCTGCCAGCAGCTGATGTGCTCGAACTGCCAGGTCGTTGCCTTTGCTGGGTTCTTCACCAATATTGAGCAGCCCTACCTGGGGGCTTTCGACCCCCAAAACGTAGCGGGAGTAGATTGTCCCCATCACGGCAAACTGTTCTAGAAACTTGGGCCGGCAGTCTACGTTAGCCCCAACATCTAGAATTAGCACCGATTTGCCCGCTATGACCGTGGGAAACACAGCCCCAATAGCCGGACGGTCAATTCCTTTGAGGCGGCCCAGCCGCAGCAAGGCCGCTGCCATCGCTGCCCCCGAATGCCCCGCAGAGACAACGGCATCAGCCCGCTTCTGCTTAACCAGATCCATAGATACATTGATCGATGCCTGAGGCTTGCGGCGAAGGGCACCTAGCGGTTCTTCGTGCATTTCCACCGTGCCTTCCGAAGGCACGATTTCGATGCCGTCTAGATTCCCTAGCTGCGGAGTAGACGCTCTGATCTGCTCTGGATCGCCAACCAAGAGAATGTCGACCCCTAATTCCGCCCTTGCCCTGATGGCACCTGCGACGATTTCAGCGGGTGCAAAATCCCCACCCATCGCATCAACCGCGATTCGCGCCCGAGTTGATCCCATCGACAAAATCTGTAAAAACCTTAAAAAATTCTAGCAGACTACTCTTCACCCGGTTCCACGATTCGCTGGAACAGGTATCCGGTGCCCCGAGCCGTCAAAATTAGCTCAGGATTGCTGGGATCATCCTCTAGCTTGGCTCGCAGCCGAGAAATATGGACATCCACCACTCGCGTATCGACATGGCGCTCAGGTGTATAACCCCAAACTTCCTGCAAAATTTCGGAGCGGGAGAACGGTTCACCAGAGCGGCTTACCAGTAACTCCAGTAGGCTAAACTCCATGCCGGTCAGTCGAATACGCTCGTCTCCCTTGTAGACCTGTCGCTTGTTGGTATCGATCCGAATTGTGTTGACGGTGATCACGCCGGAACTCGGAATGCCCGAAGTACCAGTCTTTTCAACCCGCCGCAAGACGGAGCGAATGCGCGCCTCTAGCTCTTTAGGCGAGAATGGCTTGACGACATAGTCGTCGGCCCCTAGCTCTAGTCCTGTGATCCGATCGGCCACGTCACCCAAGGCCGTCAGCATGATGATGGGGATGTCTGACTCTTTGCGCAGCTCTTGGCAGACGCCATAGCCATCGAGCTTAGGCATCATGACATCTAGAACCACCAGATCCGGATGGGTCGTCCGAAAGGTTTCAATCGCCTCTTCACCATCTGCAGCAGTAACCACGTCGTATCCAATCATGGAGAGACGGGTCTCTAAAATCCTGCGGATACTGGCTTCATCATCAACGACCAGGATCTTTTCTTTGTTACTTTCCAAGTGCCGCAAAGCTCCCTATCAACGCCATACTTAATCAATAAACTCAGCCTTAAATGATTAACTTTTGAGAGCTAGATATTAAATGGTACGTCATTGCATCTCCGATTGAACCAGCGGGGATCTCGAACAGACGTCCTTTTCAGGGTTTTTTAAGAATTGCATCTGAATTTATGAAACCTCTGCTTTCTTAATCTAAAGCAACAAATTGAGATTCCTGCTGCCTGTTTGATCCGATCTTCATCGTTAAAGACAGTTTTCCCCACTGTAGCGGCCATATCAACAAGGTTAAGAAATGGCTACCCTGAGATTACTGATTTAACGTTTGGCTCACCTTTTCTAAGCTTCTGCTCGTTTGGCCCTATGCCCAAGACACGCTCTATTTATGTCTGTAATGAATGTGGCGCTGAATCGCCCCAGTACTTTGGTAAATGCGCGGTTTGTGGCAGCTGGAACTCGCTGGTAGAGCAGGCAGTCGCCGCACCACCAGCCAGTTCTGCTCGGCTGCCCGGCCGCACCTCAGGTAAAAAGTCAGCTCCGGCTGGAGCAACTGGCGGCAAGCCCCGGCTGGCGATGACCCTGAACCAGATTGAGGATCATCCCCAGGCCCGGCTGCCCTCAGGGTATCAAGAACTAGATCGGGTACTGGGCGGCGGCATTGTGCCTGGATCACTGGTGTTGGTGGGAGGCGATCCGGGTATTGGCAAATCGACGCTGCTGCTTCAGGTAGCCAGCCAGATGGGTCGTAAGACCCGAGTGCTCTATGTCTGTGCTGAAGAGTCGGGCCAGCAGGTGAAGCTGCGCTGGCAGCGGCTATCTGAGCAGCCATCGCGCCCCGCACGAAGTACTAAATCTACCAAGGCTGAAGCCCCAGCAACGGCAACCCTGGTGGCCGAAGCAGAGGGCAGTGGGGCCGACCTGGCCTCGCTAGAAGACTTGCTAGAAGCAGACTCAGGCGCAAAGCCCTCGGCTCTAGCGGCTCAGCTCTACCTGCTGCCAGAAATCGATCTCGAAACTATTTTGATGGAGCTAGAGGCGCTGCAGCCTACGATTGCAGTTATCGACAGCATTCAGGCTCTCTACTACGGAGCTTTGACCTCGGCTCCTGGCTCGGTGGCTCAGGTACGCGAGTGCACGTCGGGGCTAATGCAGCTGGCCAAGCGCTCCAATATCGCGATGTTTATCGTGGGGCACGTTACTAAAGAAGGTGCGATCGCAGGCCCCAAAGTACTCGAGCACCTAGTAGATACGGTGCTGTATTTCGAGGGCGACCGATTTGCCAGTCACCGGCTGCTGCGCTCGGTGAAAAATCGCTTTGGCGCGACCCACGAACTGGGCGTGTTTGAAATGGTCGATCGAGGGCTAGAGGAAATCCGCAACCCCTCGGAGCTGTTTTTGGGAAACCGCGATGAGCGCGTACCGGGGATCGCTACTATCGTTGCCTGCGAAGGCACCCGGCCCCTGGTCGTAGAACTGCAGTCTCTAGTCAGTCCCACCAGCTACAGCTCACCCCGCCGCTCAGCCACCGGCATTGAGTTTAATCGGCTGCTGCAAATTCTGGCAGTGCTGGAAAAGCGAGTCGGCATTCCCCTGTCAAAGCTCGATGCCTACGTGGCTTCCTCAGGCGGGCTGAACGTGGCAGAACCCGCCGCCGATTTGGGTATGGCGATCGCAGTAGCAGCCAGCTTTCGCGATCGCATTGTCGATCCCGAAATGGTGCTGATTGGTGAAGTCGGTTTAGGCGGCCAGGTGCGCCCCATTTCTCAGCTAGAACTGCGGCTCAAAGAAGCAGCCAAGCTCGGCTTTAAGCGAGCCATCGTACCCAAAGGCCAGATCGCTAATTTCCCAGGCATGGAAATTATTCCTGTGGCGCGGGTGGTCGATGCGATCGCATTCGCTTTAGCAGGAGAGACGAAAGGGGGGGAGGAGTAGGGAGTGGATGGGTAAAGGGATAGGGAGGGTAGAGGCTTGATTGAAGATAAGTGTTACTCGTCCACCCGTCCACTCATCTACTCATCCACCCACCCACTCATCCACCGACTCCCTACCGCCCCGACGTCACCAAATGCCCGTTATCCAAAATATGCTGCACCACCTCTTGAATCACCTCTCGCAGCAGGATCTGGTTGGCGCTGTTGTCGATGGTGACCGTTAGCAGGTAGCGCTCGTCGTCTACTTTTACACCGAGGGTACTGCCAATGACTTTGGAGTTCTGGCCGGTTTTCTCGCCAATCCAGGTAACTCGTTTGCGGTCTAGGCGCTTCAGTGCGGTGTAGCCAAAGTCCCAGTCGGACTGACCGACCAAGGCATCGAGGATCTCCTCATCGCCGGGGTGCTGGAAGGTGTAGATCTGGCGCATCATCTCGGTCAGCTCATTAGTGGTCGTGGTGTTGGGAGCAGACCCCATGTTTTCAGTGGGATAGATGCTTTCACCCACGAGCTTGGTGCTGACGGTGGTGTTGGGGAATCCGCGTTCTGTCAGGATGGTGTTGAGGGCGTCCCAGCCGATGTAGTCCACCAGCTGGTTGGTAGCGATGTTGTTACTTTCATTGATCATCCGGGCCATGACTTCTCTGAGCGGGTATTCATGATCGATGAAGATCTTGGCTCCGTCTGCATTCTCAGTAAAGTTGTGGGGATCGATATAGACTTCCTCATCCAAATCGATGCCCTCATCAGCCACCATCTGCATCAGCGCTACCGCCACGGGCAGCTTGATCAGGCTAGCTGGACTTTCTGGGGGAACGTCGCCCTGGTAGTCACGACACTCGCCCAACTCATGGCAAAGAGAGATGCGAATAGCGGATGACTGCCCGGTGTCTTCGGCAATCTCCTCTAAAAATTCAGAGAGGGCTCTATCAACCTTTTTGGCAACGGGTTCGACAATGCGGCGGTATTGGGCGATTTTTTCTTCGGCTTGCTCAGCCTGGATTGAGTCCTCGGGAATGGTTGCTAGCTGATCGATGGCGGCCTGCCAAAGAAACTCTTCTTGCTGCAGCGCCTGTAGGGAATCATCACCACTCTGGCGAGTGGTCATGGCTTGATTAGCCAGTTCTAGGGCACGGCGATAGACTGTTTCTGCTTGCTTTTCACCCTGGATGCGCTGGGTGACACGCTGGGTTAGCTGGGCCAGGGTGTAATACGGGTCGAGGCGTTTGGTGTCTTGGCTAGTGGTTTTGGGTAGCGAGCTGAGGTCGGTTTGAATGCGATCTCGCAGCTGGTAGAGGCTGTCGAGGGAAGCGGCCTCGTTTAGCTCTTGCAGCAGCGGATGAGAGTCTGTTAGCTTGGGAGCCATTGCCAGCATGGGATGAATGGCCGTCAGGCCTAGGGTCATCCCAAGGGTCGCTCCCGCAACTGCTAAAGGATATTTTATCCAGCGCATCTCTTTCGCCCCACCACACAAACACCAAAGAAATCGAGTTCGTTAACCAAAGTTAAACACTAATACTACCGCCCTGCGCAAGAGTGTCGGGTTGAATACGAAGCGTCTCCTCATTTCGGTACCCATCCTTTCTATACTGGTAGGCTGGTGCTGAACTGCCGAACAGTCGTCGAGGAATTCCATGTCATCGATCCGCGAACTGCATCAACAGCTCGTCAGCAAAGAGCGGACGGCTGTTGAAATTACCCAATCCTACTTAGACCGTATTGCAGCCTTAGAGCCAAGGCTCAAGAGCTATCTAACGGTGACCGCAGACCAGGCCCTGGAGCAGGCAGGGGCGGTTGACCAGCGCATTGCTGCAGGAGAGAGCATTGGCCTGCTAACCGGAATTCCCATTGCCATTAAAGATAATATGTGCACCCAGGGAATTCGGACTACCTGTGGGTCTAAAGTGCTAGAAAACTTTGTGCCTCCCTACGAGTCCACTGTGACCGAGCGGTTGGCCGCAGCTGGGGCTATTCCCCTAGGCAAAACTAATTTAGATGAGTTTGCCATGGGCAGCTCTACCGAAAACTCGGCCTATCAGGTCACGGCCAATCCCTGGGACCTGGAGCGCGTACCAGGGGGGTCTTCAGGCGGCTCAGCGGCAGCAGTGGCGGCCCGAGAGTGCGTGGTGGCATTGGGGTCTGATACGGGCGGTTCAATTCGCCAGCCCGCTTCTTTTTGTGGCGTGGTCGGGTTAAAGCCGACTTACGGCTTAGTGTCTCGCTATGGTCTGGTAGCCTACGCTTCTTCCCTCGATCAGGTTGGCCCACTGGCCCCAACGGTGGAAGATGCGGCGATCTTGCTACAGGCGATCGCAGGCTATGACCCCCGCGACTCTACCAGTCTCAATGTCGAGATCCCTGACTACTCCAAGGTGCTGTTGCCCAGCCTAGATCGGCGCAACAAGCGGCGCATCGGCGTGATCAAAGAAACCTTTGGCGACGGCCTCGACCCGGTGGTAGAAGCAGCGGTCGAAAAAGCGATTCAGCAGCTGCAAGATTTGGGGGCCGAAATTCAGGTAATCTCCTGTCCTCAGTTTCGCTACGGGCTGCCCACCTACTACATCATTGCGCCCTCTGAGGCGTCTTCTAACCTGGCTCGCTACGATGGGGTTAAATACGGCATTCGCAAAGACGACAGCAGCCTGATGTCGATGTATACCAAGACGCGAGCCGAAGGCTTTGGAGAAGAAGTCAAGCGCCGGATTATGATTGGCACCTACGCCCTCTCGGCTGGCTACTACGATGCCTACTACCTCAAGGCACAAAAAGTGCGAACGCTGATCAAGCAGGACTTTGAGCGAGCCTTTAACCAGGTTGATGTGCTGGTGTGCCCCACCTCGCCCACAACTGCATTCAAGGCTGGCGATAAGGTAGACGATCCCATCAGTATGTATCTGTCTGACCTGATGACCATTCCGGTCAACCTGGCTGGTCTGCCGGGAATGAGCCTACCCTGTGGGTTTGACGAGCAGGGAATGCCGATTGGTCTGCAGCTGATTGCCAATGTGCTGCGAGAGGATCTGCTGTTTGAAGTGGGCTATGCCTACGAACAGGCGACCGGATGGCACAAGCGGACTCCCGATTTGGAGTAGAGCGCTTTGAACGTTGTGTCGGGGCTGGTAAAGGGCGGGCTGTGGATAGTGGGGGCGGGTGCGATCGCATACCTCCTATTCTGCAGCTTGCTGTGGCTGGGCCAGCGCAAGCTGATCTTTGTGCCCAATCGCCTGCTAACCGTCACCCCGGCAGCCCTAGGGCTGGATTATCAGGAAGTCTGGATTCCGGTGGGCAGCGGCCCCGATCAGCTGCATAGCTGGTGGCTGCCCGCCACCGCCCCTGCCAATAGCCTCACCCTGCTTTACCTGCATGGCAATGCTGGCAACATCGGGGATCACTTGAGTTTGGCTAGCCGCTTTCAGGCGCTGGGGTTGTCAGTGCTGCTGGTAGATTACCGGGGCTACGGCCTCAGCACTGGCCCTTTCCCCAGCGAGACCCGGATCTATGAAGATGCTTTGACAGGCTGGCACTACCTGATCAAGGACCGGGGCATTGCCCCCGAACAGATCCTAATTTTTGGCCATTCCATTGGCGGAGCCGTGGCCATCGACCTAGCTGTGAATACCCCCCAGGCTGCCGGGCTGATTGTAGAAAATACGTTTACCTCAATGGAGGCGATGGCCCTACATCAGGGGTATGGGGCTTGGGCACCGGTCAAAGCGCTGCTCAACCAGCGCTTTGACTCCCTCCAAAAGGTTTCCCGGCTGCGGCTGCCGGTTCTATTTATTCATGGGCTCGCTGATCTGACGGTGCCGCCGGAAATGAGCCAGCAGCTCTATGAAGCAACACCCTCTCCCAAATGGCTGTGGAGCATTCCCGGAGCCGATCACAACAATGTTTTTGAGGTTGCTGGTCTTGAGTATGACCGCCGCATTCGTCAGTTTCTAGCAGATTTGGCGCTGATTGGGCGTCCTAGCTGAGGAATGCAAAGTGCTTGTGAAATCTTGATCGGTAGCCCTGCCGCTGGCAATTGAGATTTGTTAAATTGAGCCCATTCCTTTTTTCCCTAGGGCATTTATGGCTCGCCTCTCGCTAGAACTGCAGCGCTACTTTTTCGAAGACAGCCCTGGCCCTAAGGTCACTCTGCAAGACATCCTCAGCCTGGCCGGTGAGCGCACCTTTGGCTTTTTGTTTGTGCTGCTATCGTTACCATCGGCCTTGCCCATCCCCGCTCCGGGGTATTCGGTACCCTTTGGCATCGTCATGTTCGTGTTGGCTGTGCAGCTAATTGTCGGTCGTCAGCGCCTCTGGCTGCCTGAGAAGTGGCAGGGACGCGCCTTCGAGCTGGCTCAGGTGCAGGGCGTGATGAAAGCTGGCTTGCCCTGGCTCAAGCGGCTAGAAGCCCTCTCTCGGCCCCGGTTGAGCTACATCTGCACTAGCCTGCCAGGGCGAGTGGTGATTGGAGTTGCGATCGCACTGATGTCGATCTCCATGATGATTCCAGTGCCCGGTACCAACACCCTGCCAGCGATCGGCATTTTCATTACGGGCTTTGGGCTACTCGATGACGATGGCTTTATCAGCCTGATTGGGCTGGTGGTTTGCGTTATGGGCGGCATCCTCTCCAGCTTAATTTTGATGTTTGGCTACGAGGCCGTCAAAACCGGCATTGAGGTCATCCGCAACGGCGGGTTTTAACAGCCAAAACTAAGATTAGTCAAATTAGTCGGGCACTAGCTCGGTGTTCACTTCATTGAAAGAGCGGCGGCGCAGTTCTTCCGACTCTGTGCGCGGCAGCAGATCAAAGACTTCCCGCAGCGCATCATCTAGGCGCTCGTAGGACAGAACGCCGGCTTCGTTCAGCACCACCTTCCCCTCAGCATCAAAAATGACCGTTTTGGGCACTGCGTTATCAAAGTAATAGCCCGGCTCAGTCGGCTCGTAGCGGTCCTTAACCGAAATCGAATCGGCCATGATTGGGATGATGCTGGTCGCCCAACTATAGGGGCCTTGGAGCTGGGAGATCACCGAGGCGTATTGCTTGCACTCGCTGCTGTCGTCTACGTAAATGACCAGCAGTGCCGGTCTGCCCTGCTTGAGCGATTGCTCTAGAGTAGTGCGAGGTGGAACCAGTGACCCATTCCCGGCATATAGGGCAAAAATGTTGCCATCGTAGCGATCGTCAGTGAGTCCAGCAAAGGCAGCGGGTTGACCACCCCAGCCCAGCCAAGCGGTGACTAGAAAAAGCATTAGGCCCAGCAGCAGCCCAATTTGCCGCAGGAGGTCTTTGGCAGAAATCCGCCGGAGGGCGTCGCGTTGCAGCATCATGACAAACAGCCTGTTCTCTGAAAATCCTGTTTTTCAACAGGTTTTGTACCTGTTCTATTAGGCCACAGAACCGCCCCCTTCTGGAGGGATCAGATCTGCTCAAAGCTGGAAATAATCGACTGGAGTTCGTCGCGGTTCTCGTTGTAGCGCTCTTCTGAGGTCCAGGCAACGACCTGGTAGTAGCGGTTGTCGGCCTGAACCGTGGTGTGAAGGTAGGCAACGGGAGTGCCCTGAACCCGCCCTCGCACCAAATACTGACTAGCCGGGTTACCCGCAACGGAATTGAGTTGGGTGACTTCTTCCTGAGCCGTATCGTCAAACTGGCTAGCCAGCAGACGGCGGTATTCCTGGGAGTTGTCCTGCAGGCTGTTGTAGCTTACGGCATTAACCTCTTCTCCAATGACCAGAAAATACATTTCCTGATCCTCGTTGTAGGCATACAGGTCAGCATTGTCGTGCAGAGCATTGGCCGGGGCGATCTCCCACCCCCTCGGCAGACGCACCCGGATCTGCTCCTGGGAATTTTCCAGAGAGCGGCCTCGCAGGGTATTTCTCACCCGAGGCTGGGCATCGTTGTTTTCAGAGTTTTCAGAGGCAGGCTGGTCAATGTCACCAGCCAGGTTGAAGCAGCCAGTCAACGACAGCAGCAACAGCGCGGGCAGGGCAAATTTTTGCAGCAGGTTACGGGTCACCATCGCACCCAATTCATACAGAATCTATGGTGAAAGC includes the following:
- the radA gene encoding DNA repair protein RadA, translated to MPKTRSIYVCNECGAESPQYFGKCAVCGSWNSLVEQAVAAPPASSARLPGRTSGKKSAPAGATGGKPRLAMTLNQIEDHPQARLPSGYQELDRVLGGGIVPGSLVLVGGDPGIGKSTLLLQVASQMGRKTRVLYVCAEESGQQVKLRWQRLSEQPSRPARSTKSTKAEAPATATLVAEAEGSGADLASLEDLLEADSGAKPSALAAQLYLLPEIDLETILMELEALQPTIAVIDSIQALYYGALTSAPGSVAQVRECTSGLMQLAKRSNIAMFIVGHVTKEGAIAGPKVLEHLVDTVLYFEGDRFASHRLLRSVKNRFGATHELGVFEMVDRGLEEIRNPSELFLGNRDERVPGIATIVACEGTRPLVVELQSLVSPTSYSSPRRSATGIEFNRLLQILAVLEKRVGIPLSKLDAYVASSGGLNVAEPAADLGMAIAVAASFRDRIVDPEMVLIGEVGLGGQVRPISQLELRLKEAAKLGFKRAIVPKGQIANFPGMEIIPVARVVDAIAFALAGETKGGEE
- a CDS encoding serine hydrolase, whose amino-acid sequence is MTLGLTAIHPMLAMAPKLTDSHPLLQELNEAASLDSLYQLRDRIQTDLSSLPKTTSQDTKRLDPYYTLAQLTQRVTQRIQGEKQAETVYRRALELANQAMTTRQSGDDSLQALQQEEFLWQAAIDQLATIPEDSIQAEQAEEKIAQYRRIVEPVAKKVDRALSEFLEEIAEDTGQSSAIRISLCHELGECRDYQGDVPPESPASLIKLPVAVALMQMVADEGIDLDEEVYIDPHNFTENADGAKIFIDHEYPLREVMARMINESNNIATNQLVDYIGWDALNTILTERGFPNTTVSTKLVGESIYPTENMGSAPNTTTTNELTEMMRQIYTFQHPGDEEILDALVGQSDWDFGYTALKRLDRKRVTWIGEKTGQNSKVIGSTLGVKVDDERYLLTVTIDNSANQILLREVIQEVVQHILDNGHLVTSGR
- the gatA gene encoding Asp-tRNA(Asn)/Glu-tRNA(Gln) amidotransferase subunit GatA; the protein is MSSIRELHQQLVSKERTAVEITQSYLDRIAALEPRLKSYLTVTADQALEQAGAVDQRIAAGESIGLLTGIPIAIKDNMCTQGIRTTCGSKVLENFVPPYESTVTERLAAAGAIPLGKTNLDEFAMGSSTENSAYQVTANPWDLERVPGGSSGGSAAAVAARECVVALGSDTGGSIRQPASFCGVVGLKPTYGLVSRYGLVAYASSLDQVGPLAPTVEDAAILLQAIAGYDPRDSTSLNVEIPDYSKVLLPSLDRRNKRRIGVIKETFGDGLDPVVEAAVEKAIQQLQDLGAEIQVISCPQFRYGLPTYYIIAPSEASSNLARYDGVKYGIRKDDSSLMSMYTKTRAEGFGEEVKRRIMIGTYALSAGYYDAYYLKAQKVRTLIKQDFERAFNQVDVLVCPTSPTTAFKAGDKVDDPISMYLSDLMTIPVNLAGLPGMSLPCGFDEQGMPIGLQLIANVLREDLLFEVGYAYEQATGWHKRTPDLE
- the fabD gene encoding ACP S-malonyltransferase → MTKTAWVFPGQGSQAIGMGVDLLELPGARAKFEAASTLLGWSVLDTIQSPEDKVSNTLYTQPCLYVVESLLVDVLKERGYQPDRVAGHSLGEYVALYAAGVYDFETGLGLVKRRAELMSQASDGMMAALIGFDREELMAKLEDTPDVVLANDNNAGQVVISGTPAAVDAVLAGVKAKRGVKLNVSGAFHSPLMAEAATEFQAVLAPVAFQQAQVPVLSNVDPSPSVEPQVLKDRLAQQMTGSVRWREISLQLPQEGIERVVEVGPGNVLTGLIKRTCKDLELVNVGTLAQLEAVAG
- a CDS encoding lysophospholipid acyltransferase family protein, with amino-acid sequence MARSREPLSSLLLYHLFKWSVVSPMLHVYFRSRTYGANHVPQQGNLVVVANHASDFDPPILSSCVRRPVSYMAKEELFRVPVLSPAIRLYGAYPVKRGSADRSALREAMKQLDQGWAVGIFLQGTRTPDGRIPDPKLGAALIAAKTQAPLLPVSIWGTHLIFKESKWPRPIPLTIRIGQPIAPPPSTDRAGLESVTAHCTDVIHQMHDLGR
- a CDS encoding beta-ketoacyl-ACP synthase III produces the protein MLNQPKTGVSVVGSGSARLSSRLANDDLSRLVETDDEWIASRTGIRSRNLAGAEESLRSLAAEAGRNAIAMAGLAPTDIQLIILATSTPDDLFGTASQVQAELGAVHAAAFDLTAACSGFVFALVTASQFIRTGTYQNILVIGADILSRWVDWSDRRTCVLFGDGAGAVVLQSCDRDRLLGFELCSDGSMNSCLNLSYAPEPQSLIDEVTVQQGTFQPITMNGREVYKFAVSRVPEVIEKALFRASLTAENIDWLLLHQANQRILDAVANRLKVPSERVISNMAQHGNTSAASIPLALDETVRAGKIQPGDIIATSGFGAGLTWGAAIFEWGNAD
- the rpaB gene encoding response regulator transcription factor RpaB; this encodes MESNKEKILVVDDEASIRRILETRLSMIGYDVVTAADGEEAIETFRTTHPDLVVLDVMMPKLDGYGVCQELRKESDIPIIMLTALGDVADRITGLELGADDYVVKPFSPKELEARIRSVLRRVEKTGTSGIPSSGVITVNTIRIDTNKRQVYKGDERIRLTGMEFSLLELLVSRSGEPFSRSEILQEVWGYTPERHVDTRVVDVHISRLRAKLEDDPSNPELILTARGTGYLFQRIVEPGEE
- the plsX gene encoding phosphate acyltransferase PlsX, whose protein sequence is MGSTRARIAVDAMGGDFAPAEIVAGAIRARAELGVDILLVGDPEQIRASTPQLGNLDGIEIVPSEGTVEMHEEPLGALRRKPQASINVSMDLVKQKRADAVVSAGHSGAAMAAALLRLGRLKGIDRPAIGAVFPTVIAGKSVLILDVGANVDCRPKFLEQFAVMGTIYSRYVLGVESPQVGLLNIGEEPSKGNDLAVRAHQLLADNPFVPFRGNAEGRDVLTGDFDVVVCDGFAGNVLLKFAEAVGEAILQILREELPQGIRGKVGASILKPNLRRIKQRVDHAEHGGALLLGVAGIAVISHGSSHAPSVFNAIRLAKEAVDNQVLERIKTQYQKVAMPAVDGE